A region of the bacterium genome:
AATAATTAAAGAAACGATGAACGCAATTTCAATTAGAGATAAGGCTTGGCAAAATACTGACCGTATCCCTATTTGGGTTCGTGGTAGGGAAATTGGATTAGACCAATTTAATACTTTACCCGAAGTAGCAAAGTATTGCTGGAACTCATTGCAAAAATTTCTTAAAAAAGATAAGGTGATTTTAAATAATTATAAGATTATTGAACCAAGTGCAGGGACTGGTTCTTTTTATAATCTTTTACCCAAAAAAAATCGCATTGGTATAGATGTAGAAAAATATAATAAAGAATATGTCCAGCAGGACTTTTTAACTTGGGAACCAAATCATACAGACAATAGACCCTGTATCTCGATCGGAAATCCTCCGTTTGGGTATAGGGGTTGGCTGGCATTAGCTTTTATAAATCGTGCAGCAGAATTTTGCAATTATGTGGGGTTTATTTTGCCAATGTCATTCCAGAGTGATGGAAAGGGTAGTCCTAAAAACAGAGTGATAGGAATGAAATTAGTCCATTCAGAAAAACTTCCAAACGATTTATTTGTATTACCCAACGGAGAAAAAACGCAGATAAATACCCTTTGGCAGATTTGGAAAAAGGGCAATGCTCCTGCTTTACCCGATTTAAGCGAATGCGACCCTTTTATTGATTTGTTTACGGTTGATTTACGAAAAGAAAGATTGTGCGGTATGAATAAAATTGATAATTGCAATACTTTTCTACAAAGAACATATTTTGGAAAATATCCAAAGTTGGTTAATAATTTTTCAAAAGTAAAATATGGTTGTGGCTATGGTATCTTAATTAAAAAAGAGAAAAGAAAAATCACAAAAATTTTAAAGAGTATAAATTGGGATAAATACAGCAATCTTGCAGCACATAATTGTAGACATATTTCTATGTATCATATTAAACAAGCATTAATAGAAAATGGAAAATTAAATGTCTGACCCTCTCAAAATTTTTCGTGATGTTGCGATAAGCAAAATAATAGATAAAAAGTGGGCAGGACAACCTCACGAAGCCTTTAAACATTTAGGCAATACCAGTAAGGGAGATACTGGGCAAGAATTTATAACACAATATGCGAGAGAACTTGGCTTTACTGCTGAAAATTTTGGACGCACTGGGGATAAAGATATAACAATTGGAAATAAAAATTTTGAGGTAAAGTTAGCATCTGAAGATACTGCGGGTAGTTTTCAATTTAATCATATTCGTCTTGATTATAGATACGATTTTATTATATGTTTAGGTGTTACTCCGAGTAAACTGCTTTTCCAAACATATAGTAAGGCAGACATTGCAACCAACAAGGTGGGAACTTTAGTATCTATGGGGCGAGGTCAAAATTCAAGTTTCAAACTCACCAAAAAGAAATGCGATTTATTAGATATCCACAACCTTAAAGATGTTCTTTCGGAACTATTGAAGTAAACGAGGCTGCCCCTAAAATAATATAGAAGAAAATCAACAAAAAAAACAACCAACCGAATACAAATTACTTATTGATTTTGCCTGTGAAAAAAAAGAAAGTTTTTCAAGGGAGTAAAATATCTGGTGCAAAGTCAATCTTTTAAATTTGGTCTAAAAATAAAAAATATTGACAAGAAAAACACACCTAAAGGAAAAATAAAAAGAATGCTATTGCGATCTGCCGAAGGATGTGAAATTTACCATCCAATAGACGAAGAGTTTTCTTTCCCGGAACTAAATCCAGGCCAAGAAATCATACTTTGGTGGCCAAATCCATTAACTATAATACTAAAGGGGCAAGCGTGGGTAGGATGTACTGTTGAACCAGAAAATAGAGAAACGACAAAATTTATTACTTATCAATTCGATGGAAACTGTAACAAGGAGTCCCCTTATGCACGCCCAAATGAATGGGGATTTGGAATTTTTATTAGAGGTGAATTAGAGCAACAACAAGCAACGACAAATTTTTTAATATTCTTGCTGACTCTACTTGTATTTTTAGATGGGGTCTGGGGATTAAATGCAATATTTAAGCAAATATTTAAAGTATTCGGCTGGTTGTTTTCATTAATAGGATCATTATTTGTAGGACTTGCAGGTTAAATGCAACGATGGTAGATAAATGTTTTTCCCGTTTACCCCAAGCAATATTATTAAGAACAACCCTACTGATTCTCCTTCTTAAACCCGCCTTCACTTTACGAGTTTCGGCGAGGTTTTTATTGGTTTTCCTTTTTGAATAGGTCAAGGAATCTATCTTCGTAGTGTTTGAAAAGCTCCCATTTATCAAGAAGCGCTTTTAGTTCCAATGCTTTTTTAGTGTCTTTTTTGCAGACATCAAATAGTTTTTCTATTCTATATTTTACCTGGGGTGAGATTTCGGAACTTATGCCCAATTCTTTTTCAAGTTTTTTAGAAGCGTCCTCTTCTTCATCCCCTTCCATTTCGCCTTGCGCCTCATCTCCTTCTTCAACAAGTAGATTTTCTCTTATATGGTCTATAAGTTTTTTTATCTGTCTTTTTGCCTCGGCGGATGAAGCTTGCATCTGTTTCATATCGATTTTTAGATTAAACATTTTAGATAAAACATCAAGTGCGGCAAGACAGGACGGAGTATATTCTATTTGCAAAGCATAAAAAGGTAGTTCCGCAAGAAGACACGCGCCCAAAATTCCCGATTCCTTTGCCACTCCCAGAAGCAGACCGTTTAGTCCGCTTATGTATGCCGCTTTCATCGGTTTTACTTCATATGTTTTTAGTTTGTCGATAAGTTTAGAATTTGTGGCAACGCCCCATACTTTTAATCCGGCTATGTTTTCTTCGTATATAAGCATTCCCGCAAGAGTGTATATCAATCCTACTTTAAGTTTTTTCGCAAATGCTACTATTTCCCGAGCAAGTTCGTATTGTTTTGATGATGAGGGTTGGGTTTCGCCGAGAAACAGAATTATGTCGTTTTTTAATGCCGCATCTTTGTAATAATAAAACTTGTTTTTAGGAAAATATGGCGCTTGGATTATATTGTCTTTTGCGCTTATTGATGTTGGCGGCGAATAAGTAGTTGAAGGAATTTCAGCGAATTCTTTTACGGGTAATTTCTGCATAAGATATGAAACTGCTTTGAAAGCAACACCGCCCATTCCGGGCCAAGCGGCGATTAATATGGGTTTTTTCAATTTCGGTCTTGATTTTATTTTTATCATTTTAAACGATGATTACAGAGATTCCTAAATAGATTACAATGATTATAAGAAAAAATAATCGCCGGAATCCGTTTCATTTAATCGCTGAAATCTATTTTATTCACTTTTGTTTTTATCGCCGCCTTTGCCACTTCTTTTGCAACTTTAGCGGAGACTTTTTTATCAAGAGGCGAAGGTATAAAATAGTCTTCGCTTAATTTGTTTGCGGGCACAAGTGAAGCTATTGCATATGAAGCCGCAAGTTTCATTTCTTCGTTTATGACGCTTGCTCTAACGGAAAAAGCGCCTTTAAAAATACCGGGAAAGCCCAATACATTGTTAATCTGATTTGGAAAATCCGACCTGCCTGTACCTATTATTCTTGCGCCTGCTTTTTTTGCTTCATCGGGCATAATTTCAGGGATAGGATTGGACATCGCAAATATTATCGGGTCTTTTTCCATTGTTTTTACCATTTGCCTGGTGACACAATTGGACGCTGATACACCGATGAACAGATTGCTTGAAACAAACGCATTTTTTAAATTACCTTTTAAATTATTTTTATTCGTTATTTTTGCGATTTCTTCTTTTATAAAATTCATATTGTTTTTTCGCCCCTTATAAATAATTCCGCTTCTATCGCACATTAGAATATCTTTAACTCCTGTGTTCAAAAGAAGTTTAGCTATTGCCACACCTGCGGCACCTGTACCGTTAATAATAGCTTTTACCTGAGAAAGGTTCCTTTTTGTAAGTTTTAAAGCGTTAATTAACGCGGCTAACACCACAACTGCTGTGCCATGCTGATCATCGTGGAATACAGGAATGCTAAGTATCTTTTTTAATTTTTCTTCTATTAAGAAACAACGCGGGGAAGAAATGTCTTCAAGATTTATACCTCCAAAACTCGGCTCAAGATGTTTTATGCATTCGCATATTTCATCAGCATCCTGCGTATCCAAACATATAGGGAACGCATCTACTCCCGCAAGTTCTTTGAAAAGCAGACATTTACCCTCCATAACCGGCATAGCACCCTCGGCTCCGATATTGCCAAGTCCAAGAACCGCCGAGCCGTCGGATACAACAGCTACAAGATTACCTCTGCCTGTATAAAGATAGGATTTATCTTTATCTTTCGCAATGTCTTCTGAAGGTTTAGCAACTCCGGGTGTATATAATAAAGATAAATCTTTTTTTGTTTTAAGAGGCACTTTAGAAATTATTTCCAGCTTGCCTTTTAATTTTTTGTGCAGTTTTAACGATTCTGTATATACATTTTTTTTCATTATTATTTTCTCTTTTTTATTTAACCCCCCGTTAGAAGTAAACAGCCAAAGGCAACTGCCTGCCATTATATCAGTTGGCAGAACTTCTAATGGAGTCAACGCCAGGTCTTAAATATTGCGCTTTTAAATTCAATGAAGAAAGTTTGCCAGCTTTGCTCATTTTACCATGCGCCTGAAAAGCAATGTCCGAAGCTCGTATATAATTTAGGGCTAGAGGCGCAAAAATAGCCGATTTGCCTAATTTTTTCTTTATTAGAACTTTATATCTTACGGCGGCTTCACCGATAAATATCGTCGGTTTCTTTATTTTTTTAAGCCGCTTTTCAATATCCAAAACTGATTCTTTTTCTATTTTTTTAAACCCCCGATTAGAAACTTTATACAACGCCGAAAATACGTCTTGTCCCCGAGACGATATTAAAGCGCAAATTGGGTAGGTACAATACGACAGATTAAAAGCAAGCGCATCTAATATGGATATGCCGACAACGGGAATATCCAACCCGATAGATAAACCTTTTGCAACAGACATGCCCAGTCTAGTTCCGGTAAACAAACCGGGGCCTTTGGCAACGGCAATGCCTTCTATTTCTTCTTTTTTTATTCCCGTTTTACTTAACAATTCGTCAATTGCGGGAACTAATATTTGGGAAAGCCGTCCGTACGAATCAAAGACATATTCTCCAATAATTTTTTCTCCATCTATAAGGGCAACACTCCATATAAAAGTGGATGTCTGAATTCCTAAAATCTTAGAGAAATTTTCAATTTTGGAGAAACTTTTAGTTTTCATTTTAATGTGTAAATAAGTTGTCCCGATTTAAAAAAGTTATAAACCCGTTAAAAAAAATTCTGAAACATTTATTATTCT
Encoded here:
- a CDS encoding PAC2 family protein, producing MIKIKSRPKLKKPILIAAWPGMGGVAFKAVSYLMQKLPVKEFAEIPSTTYSPPTSISAKDNIIQAPYFPKNKFYYYKDAALKNDIILFLGETQPSSSKQYELAREIVAFAKKLKVGLIYTLAGMLIYEENIAGLKVWGVATNSKLIDKLKTYEVKPMKAAYISGLNGLLLGVAKESGILGACLLAELPFYALQIEYTPSCLAALDVLSKMFNLKIDMKQMQASSAEAKRQIKKLIDHIRENLLVEEGDEAQGEMEGDEEEDASKKLEKELGISSEISPQVKYRIEKLFDVCKKDTKKALELKALLDKWELFKHYEDRFLDLFKKENQ
- a CDS encoding NAD-dependent malic enzyme encodes the protein MKKNVYTESLKLHKKLKGKLEIISKVPLKTKKDLSLLYTPGVAKPSEDIAKDKDKSYLYTGRGNLVAVVSDGSAVLGLGNIGAEGAMPVMEGKCLLFKELAGVDAFPICLDTQDADEICECIKHLEPSFGGINLEDISSPRCFLIEEKLKKILSIPVFHDDQHGTAVVVLAALINALKLTKRNLSQVKAIINGTGAAGVAIAKLLLNTGVKDILMCDRSGIIYKGRKNNMNFIKEEIAKITNKNNLKGNLKNAFVSSNLFIGVSASNCVTRQMVKTMEKDPIIFAMSNPIPEIMPDEAKKAGARIIGTGRSDFPNQINNVLGFPGIFKGAFSVRASVINEEMKLAASYAIASLVPANKLSEDYFIPSPLDKKVSAKVAKEVAKAAIKTKVNKIDFSD
- the tsaB gene encoding tRNA (adenosine(37)-N6)-threonylcarbamoyltransferase complex dimerization subunit type 1 TsaB → MKTKSFSKIENFSKILGIQTSTFIWSVALIDGEKIIGEYVFDSYGRLSQILVPAIDELLSKTGIKKEEIEGIAVAKGPGLFTGTRLGMSVAKGLSIGLDIPVVGISILDALAFNLSYCTYPICALISSRGQDVFSALYKVSNRGFKKIEKESVLDIEKRLKKIKKPTIFIGEAAVRYKVLIKKKLGKSAIFAPLALNYIRASDIAFQAHGKMSKAGKLSSLNLKAQYLRPGVDSIRSSAN